A window from Mus caroli chromosome 2, CAROLI_EIJ_v1.1, whole genome shotgun sequence encodes these proteins:
- the Kcna4 gene encoding potassium voltage-gated channel subfamily A member 4, with protein MEVAMVSAESSGCNSHMPYGYAAQARARERERLAHSRAAAAAAVAAATAAVEGTGGSGGGPHHHHQTHGAYSSHDPQGSRGSRRRRRQRTEKKKLHHRQSSFPHCSDLMPSGSEEKILRELSEEEEDEEEEEEEEEGRFYYSEEDHGDGCSYTDLLPQDDGGGGGYSSVRYSDCCERVVINVSGLRFETQMKTLAQFPETLLGDPEKRTQYFDPLRNEYFFDRNRPSFDAILYYYQSGGRLKRPVNVPFDIFTEEVKFYQLGEEALLKFREDEGFVREEEDRALPENEFKKQIWLLFEYPESSSPARGIAIVSVLVILISIVIFCLETLPEFRDDRDLIMALSAGGHSRLLNDTSAPHLENSGHTIFNDPFFIVETVCIVWFSFEFVVRCFACPSQALFFKNIMNIIDIVSILPYFITLGTDLAQQQGGGNGQQQQAMSFAILRIIRLVRVFRIFKLSRHSKGLQILGHTLRASMRELGLLIFFLFIGVILFSSAVYFAEADEPTTHFQSIPDAFWWAVVTMTTVGYGDMKPITVGGKIVGSLCAIAGVLTIALPVPVIVSNFNYFYHRETENEEQTQLTQNAVSCPYLPSNLLKKFRSSTSSSLGDKSEYLEMEEGVKESLCGKEEKCQGKGDESETDKNNCSNAKAVETDV; from the coding sequence ATGGAAGTGGCGATGGTGAGTGCCGAGAGCTCAGGGTGCAACAGCCATATGCCTTATGGTTATGCAGCCCAGGCCAGGGCCCGAGAGCGGGAGAGACTCGCTCACTCCAgggcagctgcagctgctgctgtcgCAGCTGCCACGGCTGCTGTTGAAGGCACTGGGGGTTCTGGTGGAGGCCCCCACCACCATCATCAGACACATGGGGCCTACTCCTCCCATGATCCTCAAGGTAGCCGtggaagtaggaggaggaggcGTCAGCGAACTGAGAAGAAGAAACTCCACCACAGGCAGAGCAGTTTTCCACATTGCTCAGACCTGATGCCCAGTGGCTCTGAAGAGAAGATCCTGAGGGAGCtaagtgaggaagaggaagacgaggaggaggaagaggaggaggaggagggaaggttTTACTATAGTGAAGAAGACCATGGGGATGGGTGTTCCTACACAGACCTGCTGCCACAGGATGATGGGGGTGGTGGCGGCTACAGTTCAGTCCGCTACAGTGACTGCTGTGAACGTGTGGTGATAAATGTGTCTGGTCTGCGCTTCGAAACCCAAATGAAAACTTTGGCCCAGTTTCCAGAAACTCTGTTGGGAGACCCTGAGAAGAGGACTCAGTACTTCGACCCTTTGCGCAATGAGTATTTTTTTGATCGGAACCGACCCAGCTTTGATGCCATTTTATATTATTACCAGTCAGGAGGCCGCCTGAAGAGACCAGTCAATGTCCCCTTTGATATCTTCACCGAGGAGGTGAAGTTCTATCAGCTGGGAGAGGAAGCCCTGCTCAAGTTCCGGGAGGATGAGGGCTTTGTGAGAGAAGAGGAGGACAGAGCTCTGccagaaaatgaatttaaaaaacagatttgGCTTCTCTTTGAATATCCAGAGAGTTCTAGCCCTGCCAGGGGCATAGCCATTGTATCTGTCCTGGTCATCTTAATCTCTATTGTCATATTTTGCCTGGAAACCTTGCCGGAGTTCAGGGATGATAGGGACCTTATTATGGCCCTCAGTGCAGGCGGGCACAGCAGATTGCTGAATGACACCTCGGCACCCCACCTGGAGAACTCAGGGCACACAATATTCAATGACCCTTTCTTCATCGTGGAGACAGTGTGTATTGTGtggttttcctttgagtttgtggTTCGATGCTTTGCTTGTCCCAGCCAAGCACTCTTCTTCAAAAACATCATGAACATCATTGATATCGTCTCCATTTTGCCTTACTTCATCACTCTGGGCACTGACCTGGCCCAGCAGCAGGGGGGTGGCAATGGCCAGCAGCAGCAGGCCATGTCCTTTGCCATCCTCAGGATCATTCGTCTGGTTCGAGTATTCCGGATCTTCAAGCTCTCCAGACACTCCAAAGGCCTACAGATCCTGGGCCACACCCTAAGAGCCAGCATGCGGGAACTGGGCCTTCTTATCTTTTTCCTCTTCATTGGGGTCATCCTCTTTTCCAGCGCTGTGTATTTTGCAGAGGCGGATGAACCCACTACCCATTTCCAAAGCATTCCAGATGCGTTTTGGTGGGCTGTGGTAACCATGACAACTGTGGGCTATGGGGACATGAAGCCCATCACAGTCGGGGGAAAGATTGTGGGGTCCCTGTGTGCCATTGCGGGTGTCTTAACCATTGCTTTGCCTGTGCCGGTGATTGTGTCTAACTTTAACTATTTCTACCACAGAGAGACTGAAAATGAAGAACAGACCCAGCTGACACAAAACGCCGTCAGTTGTCCATACCTACCTTCTAATTTGCTCAAGAAATTTCGGAGCTCCACTTCTTCTTCCCTGGGGGACAAGTCAGAGTATCTAGAGATGGAAGAAGGGGTCAAGGAATCGTTATGTGGAAAGGAGGAGAAGTGTCAGGGAAAGGGAGATGAGAGTGAGACAGATAAAAACAACTGTTCTAATGCAAAGGCTGTGGAGACTGATGTGTGA